From Actinosynnema mirum DSM 43827, a single genomic window includes:
- the pheT gene encoding phenylalanine--tRNA ligase subunit beta → MRIPVTWLVEHLEFDQTPTPDQLAEAFTRVGIEVEETTGLGPVTGPLVAGRVVEIEELTEFKKPIRFCRVEVGPDQVNGIVCGARNFVEGDTVVVALPGAVLPGDFRIAARKTYGRTSEGMICSARELGLGDEHAGILVLPSGTAQPGDDAHELLGLGDTVIEVAPTPDRGYAFSVRGLARELACAFEAPFGDPGLAEVPEAEGDVWSVRVDDATACSRFAARRVTGVDPTAPTPWWMRRRLMLAGIRSISLPVDVTNYVMLELGQPLHAFDASAVKGGLVVRRAAAGEKLTTLDDAVRALDPDDIVIADDSGVLSLAGVMGGASTEVRDSSSDILLEAAVWDPKSIARTVRRHKLPSEAAKRYERTVDPALAPVALERAARLLHLFGEGSIQPGRTDVGTPELPAAVSMPIDLPDRVAGVPYARGVTARRLGQIGCRVEVSTDDAGHTVVTAVPPTWRADLIQPADLVEEVLRLEGYDSIPSVLPPVPAGRGLTEQQRRRRSVSRALAEHGLVEVKPFPFLSPAVFDALGLAEDDVRRTTTTVLNPLESDKNALATTLVPGLLDALQRNLARGQKDVALYAVAQVTLPRAQQGAMPEVGVGERPADEQVAALRAALPQQPVHVAAVLCGNRELPGWWGAGRRADWADAVEVARLVGQAYGVRISAVASDLAPWHPGRCAELRVGDFPVGHAGELHPKVVEALGLPKRTVAVELDLDALPLAEHRPAPVVSPYPPVLLDVAVVVDADVPAARVAEALDAGGGELLEDIRLFDDYRGERVGEGKRSLAYALRFRATDRTLTVEEATAARDAAVAAAAESVGAVLRA, encoded by the coding sequence GTGCGCATCCCGGTTACCTGGCTGGTCGAGCACCTCGAGTTCGACCAGACCCCCACGCCGGACCAGCTCGCCGAGGCGTTCACGCGAGTGGGCATCGAGGTCGAGGAGACCACCGGGCTCGGCCCGGTCACCGGACCGCTCGTCGCGGGCCGCGTGGTCGAGATCGAGGAGCTGACCGAGTTCAAGAAGCCGATCCGGTTCTGCCGGGTCGAGGTCGGCCCCGACCAGGTCAACGGCATCGTGTGCGGCGCGCGCAACTTCGTCGAGGGCGACACCGTCGTGGTGGCGCTGCCCGGCGCGGTGCTGCCCGGCGACTTCCGCATCGCCGCCCGCAAGACCTACGGCCGCACCAGCGAGGGCATGATCTGCTCCGCCCGCGAGCTGGGCCTGGGCGACGAGCACGCGGGCATCCTCGTGCTGCCCAGCGGCACCGCCCAGCCGGGTGACGACGCGCACGAGCTGCTCGGCCTGGGCGACACCGTCATCGAGGTCGCGCCCACCCCGGACCGGGGCTACGCGTTCTCGGTGCGCGGCCTGGCCCGCGAGCTCGCCTGCGCGTTCGAGGCCCCGTTCGGCGACCCCGGCCTGGCCGAGGTGCCCGAGGCCGAGGGCGACGTGTGGTCGGTGCGGGTCGACGACGCCACCGCGTGCTCGCGCTTCGCGGCCCGCCGCGTCACCGGGGTGGACCCGACCGCGCCCACCCCGTGGTGGATGCGCCGCAGGCTCATGCTGGCGGGCATCCGCTCCATCTCGCTGCCGGTCGACGTCACCAACTACGTGATGCTCGAGCTCGGCCAGCCGCTGCACGCCTTCGACGCGTCCGCCGTCAAGGGCGGGCTCGTGGTGCGCCGCGCGGCGGCGGGGGAGAAGCTGACCACGCTCGACGACGCCGTGCGGGCGCTCGACCCCGACGACATCGTCATCGCCGACGACAGCGGAGTGCTGTCGCTGGCGGGCGTCATGGGCGGCGCGAGCACCGAGGTGCGCGACAGCAGCTCCGACATCCTGCTCGAAGCGGCCGTGTGGGACCCCAAGTCCATCGCCCGCACCGTGCGCCGCCACAAGCTGCCCAGCGAGGCGGCCAAGCGGTACGAGCGGACCGTCGACCCGGCGCTGGCCCCGGTGGCGCTGGAGCGCGCCGCGCGGCTGCTGCACCTGTTCGGCGAGGGCTCCATCCAGCCCGGCCGCACGGACGTCGGCACGCCGGAGCTGCCCGCCGCCGTGTCCATGCCGATCGACCTGCCCGACCGGGTCGCGGGCGTGCCCTACGCGCGCGGCGTCACGGCCCGCAGGCTCGGCCAGATCGGCTGCCGCGTCGAGGTCAGCACGGACGACGCGGGCCACACCGTGGTCACCGCCGTGCCGCCGACCTGGCGCGCCGACCTGATCCAGCCCGCCGACCTGGTGGAGGAGGTGCTCCGGCTGGAGGGCTACGACAGCATCCCGTCGGTGCTGCCGCCCGTCCCGGCCGGTCGGGGCCTGACCGAGCAGCAGCGCCGCCGCCGCTCGGTCTCCCGCGCGCTGGCCGAGCACGGCCTGGTCGAGGTCAAGCCGTTCCCGTTCCTCTCGCCCGCCGTGTTCGACGCGCTCGGGCTGGCCGAGGACGACGTGCGGCGCACCACGACCACGGTGCTCAACCCGCTGGAGTCGGACAAGAACGCGCTGGCCACCACCCTGGTGCCGGGCCTGCTGGACGCGCTGCAGCGCAACCTGGCGCGCGGCCAGAAGGACGTGGCGCTGTACGCGGTGGCCCAGGTGACGCTGCCTCGCGCGCAGCAGGGCGCCATGCCCGAGGTCGGGGTGGGCGAGCGGCCCGCCGACGAGCAGGTCGCGGCGCTGCGGGCGGCGCTGCCGCAGCAGCCGGTGCACGTGGCCGCGGTGCTGTGCGGCAACCGCGAGCTGCCCGGCTGGTGGGGCGCCGGTCGCCGGGCCGACTGGGCGGACGCGGTCGAGGTGGCGCGGCTGGTCGGGCAGGCCTACGGCGTGCGGATCAGCGCGGTGGCCTCGGACCTGGCGCCGTGGCACCCCGGCCGGTGCGCCGAGCTGCGCGTGGGCGACTTCCCGGTCGGCCACGCGGGCGAGCTGCACCCGAAGGTCGTGGAGGCGCTGGGGCTGCCCAAGCGCACCGTGGCCGTCGAGCTGGACCTGGACGCGCTGCCGCTGGCCGAGCACCGGCCCGCGCCGGTCGTCTCGCCCTACCCGCCGGTGCTGCTCGACGTGGCCGTCGTGGTCGACGCCGACGTGCCCGCCGCGCGGGTCGCCGAGGCGCTGGACGCGGGGGGCGGCGAGCTGCTGGAGGACATCCGGCTGTTCGACGACTACCGGGGCGAGCGGGTCGGCGAGGGCAAGCGCTCGCTGGCGTACGCGCTCCGGTTCCGGGCGACCGACCGCACGCTGACCGTGGAGGAGGCGACGGCGGCGCGTGACGCGGCCGTGGCCGCTGCGGCCGAGAGCGTGGGCGCGGTGCTCCGGGCGTGA
- the pheS gene encoding phenylalanine--tRNA ligase subunit alpha, which translates to MSGANDPYDPKQVAALSAEALDAAVERAQEAFAQAGDLDALAAAKPAHLGDRSAVLQARREIGALPPAAKSEAGKRVNVAKQAIDAAFEARRAVLQVERDERVLREESVDVTLPWDRVPRGARHPITTLAERVGDIFVAMGYEIAEGPELEAEWFNFDALNFGKDHPARSMQDTFYVGPADSGLVLRTHTSPVQARTLLDRELPVYVVCPGRTFRTDELDATHTPVFHQVEGLAVDKGLTMAHLKGTLDAFARAVFGDQSRTRLRPSFFPFTEPSAEVDVWFPEKKGGAGWVEWGGCGMVNPNVLRNCGVDPEVYSGFAFGMGLERTLQFRNGIPDMRDMVEGDVRFTQPFGTEA; encoded by the coding sequence ATGTCCGGAGCCAACGACCCGTACGACCCCAAGCAGGTCGCGGCGCTGTCCGCCGAGGCGCTCGACGCCGCGGTCGAGCGGGCCCAGGAGGCGTTCGCCCAGGCGGGCGACCTCGACGCGCTCGCCGCCGCCAAGCCCGCCCACCTCGGAGACCGCTCCGCCGTCCTGCAGGCCCGCCGCGAGATCGGCGCGCTGCCCCCGGCCGCGAAGTCCGAGGCGGGCAAGCGCGTCAACGTCGCCAAGCAGGCGATCGACGCGGCCTTCGAGGCGCGCCGAGCCGTCCTGCAGGTCGAGCGGGACGAGCGGGTGCTGCGGGAGGAGTCCGTCGACGTCACCCTCCCGTGGGACCGGGTGCCGCGCGGGGCCCGCCACCCCATCACGACCCTCGCCGAGCGCGTCGGCGACATCTTCGTGGCCATGGGCTACGAGATCGCCGAGGGGCCCGAGCTCGAGGCGGAGTGGTTCAACTTCGACGCGCTCAACTTCGGCAAGGACCACCCCGCGCGGTCCATGCAGGACACCTTCTACGTCGGGCCCGCCGACTCGGGCCTGGTGCTGCGCACGCACACCAGCCCCGTGCAGGCGCGCACGCTGCTCGACCGCGAGCTCCCGGTGTACGTGGTGTGCCCCGGCCGCACCTTCCGCACCGACGAGCTGGACGCCACCCACACCCCGGTGTTCCACCAGGTGGAGGGGCTCGCCGTGGACAAGGGCCTGACCATGGCCCACCTCAAGGGCACCCTCGACGCGTTCGCGCGCGCCGTCTTCGGCGACCAGTCGCGCACCCGGCTGCGCCCCAGCTTCTTCCCCTTCACCGAGCCGTCCGCCGAGGTGGACGTGTGGTTCCCGGAGAAGAAGGGCGGCGCGGGCTGGGTCGAGTGGGGCGGCTGCGGCATGGTCAACCCGAACGTGCTGCGCAACTGCGGCGTCGACCCCGAGGTCTACTCCGGATTCGCCTTCGGCATGGGCCTGGAGCGCACGCTCCAGTTCCGCAACGGCATCCCCGACATGCGGGACATGGTCGAGGGCGACGTCCGCTTCACCCAGCCATTCGGAACGGAGGCCTGA
- a CDS encoding HSP90 family protein, which translates to MAHTFGVDLRGIIDLLSHHLYSSPRVYARELLQNAVDAITARRALQPDAPGEVVIEPADSSADGTLRISDTGIGLTESEVHDLLSTLGRTSKRDELGFARQGFLGQFGVGLLSAFLVAERVRLVSRSAKGGPAVRWSADAAGNYEVEVDDSARAEVGTTIELVPSRDSDHWLGRDVVRALVAEYGELLPVTVRVGDEVLTTDELPWLTDPMGYGARVLGLEPFAAIPVEVPAVGLTGVAYVLPAGVHPGARQSHRVYLKRMLVGEAIEGLLPDWAYFVRCVVDTSSLRPTASRESLYQDETLLIVQEELGRQVRDWLVRLDATDPGRTSALMEAHHLGIKSLARVDEEMLRLVERWLPFETTDGAQSLKQFRRRYGSVLYLPDVDEFRQLAPVAHAQGMGLLNAGYAYDLEVLERLVALDGPGAARRVAPSEVLAALGDPEPEVERALRARLGDAAGVLERHDCEVVPRDFDPASLPALLVTNAEGERRRDVEQAGEEADDPLWAQLLGSLAESAPGAAQRLVLNCRSPLVRRLAELTDPALVELTVESLYVHALLQSRRPMRPKDTAALNRSFLDLLDRAVDNR; encoded by the coding sequence ATGGCACACACCTTCGGTGTCGACCTGCGCGGGATCATCGACCTGCTCAGCCACCACCTGTACAGCAGCCCTCGCGTGTACGCCCGCGAGCTGCTGCAGAACGCGGTGGACGCCATCACCGCCCGCCGCGCGCTCCAGCCGGACGCGCCGGGCGAGGTGGTCATCGAGCCTGCCGATTCCAGCGCCGACGGCACCCTGCGCATCTCCGACACGGGCATAGGCCTGACCGAGAGCGAGGTGCACGACCTGCTCTCGACGCTGGGCCGCACGTCCAAGCGGGACGAGCTGGGGTTCGCCCGCCAGGGCTTCCTCGGCCAGTTCGGCGTGGGCCTGCTGTCGGCGTTCCTCGTCGCCGAGCGGGTGCGGCTGGTCAGCCGCTCCGCGAAGGGCGGGCCCGCGGTCCGCTGGTCGGCCGACGCGGCGGGCAACTACGAGGTCGAGGTGGACGACTCGGCGCGCGCCGAGGTCGGCACCACGATCGAGTTGGTGCCGAGCCGCGACAGCGACCACTGGCTCGGCCGCGACGTGGTGCGCGCGCTGGTCGCCGAGTACGGCGAGCTGCTGCCGGTCACCGTCCGGGTGGGTGACGAGGTTCTCACGACCGACGAGCTGCCGTGGCTGACCGACCCGATGGGGTACGGGGCGCGCGTGCTGGGCCTGGAGCCGTTCGCGGCGATCCCGGTCGAGGTGCCCGCCGTCGGCCTGACCGGCGTGGCGTACGTGCTGCCCGCGGGCGTGCACCCCGGAGCCCGCCAGTCGCACCGGGTGTACCTGAAGCGGATGCTGGTCGGCGAGGCCATCGAGGGCCTGCTGCCCGACTGGGCGTACTTCGTGCGCTGCGTCGTGGACACCTCCTCGCTGCGGCCCACGGCCAGCCGCGAGTCGCTGTACCAGGACGAGACGCTGCTGATCGTGCAGGAGGAGCTGGGCCGCCAGGTGCGGGACTGGCTGGTGCGCCTGGACGCCACCGACCCCGGCCGCACCTCGGCGCTGATGGAGGCGCACCACCTGGGCATCAAGTCGCTGGCCAGGGTGGACGAGGAGATGCTGCGGCTGGTGGAGCGCTGGCTGCCGTTCGAGACCACGGACGGCGCGCAGTCGCTCAAGCAGTTCCGCCGCCGCTACGGCTCGGTGCTGTACCTGCCGGACGTGGACGAGTTCCGCCAGCTCGCGCCGGTCGCGCACGCCCAGGGCATGGGTCTGCTGAACGCCGGTTACGCCTACGACCTGGAGGTCCTGGAGCGCCTGGTCGCGCTGGACGGTCCGGGTGCGGCGCGGCGGGTGGCGCCCAGCGAGGTGCTGGCCGCGCTCGGCGACCCCGAGCCGGAGGTGGAGCGGGCGCTGCGGGCGCGGCTGGGGGACGCGGCGGGGGTGCTGGAGCGGCACGACTGCGAGGTCGTCCCGCGCGACTTCGACCCGGCCTCGCTGCCCGCGCTGCTGGTGACCAACGCCGAGGGCGAGCGCAGGCGCGACGTGGAGCAGGCGGGCGAGGAGGCCGACGACCCGCTGTGGGCGCAGCTGCTGGGCAGCCTGGCCGAGTCCGCGCCGGGCGCGGCGCAGCGGCTGGTGCTCAACTGCCGCAGCCCGCTGGTGCGCAGGCTCGCGGAGCTGACCGACCCGGCGCTCGTGGAGCTGACCGTGGAGTCGCTGTACGTGCACGCGCTGCTCCAGTCCCGACGCCCCATGCGCCCGAAGGACACCGCCGCGCTCAACCGCTCGTTCCTGGACCTGCTCGACCGGGCCGTGGACAACCGATGA
- a CDS encoding response regulator transcription factor, producing the protein MRVLLVDDDRRLVGLLARGLVAEGFAVDVEHDGEAGLWRASEHAYDVVVLDIMLPGLNGYRVCARLRDAGVETPILMLTAKDGELDEAEGLDTGADDYLTKPFSYVVLVARLRALARRGAAGRPAAVVAGDLVVDPATRACSRRGTPISLTAKEFAVLEHLARRKGRVVTKDEVLAGVWDSAREADHNLVEVYVSALRRKIDLPFGTFTITTVRGVGYRLEES; encoded by the coding sequence ATGAGGGTGCTGCTGGTTGACGACGACCGCAGGCTCGTCGGGCTGCTCGCGCGGGGGCTGGTCGCCGAGGGCTTCGCGGTGGACGTGGAGCACGACGGCGAGGCGGGTCTGTGGCGGGCCTCGGAGCACGCGTACGACGTGGTCGTGCTGGACATCATGCTGCCGGGGCTCAACGGGTACCGGGTGTGCGCGCGGCTGCGCGACGCGGGGGTCGAGACGCCGATCCTGATGCTGACGGCCAAGGACGGCGAGCTGGACGAGGCCGAGGGCCTGGACACCGGCGCCGACGACTACCTGACGAAGCCGTTCTCGTACGTGGTGCTGGTGGCGCGGCTGCGCGCGCTGGCCCGGCGGGGCGCGGCGGGACGACCGGCGGCGGTGGTCGCGGGCGACCTGGTGGTGGACCCGGCGACGCGCGCCTGCTCGCGACGGGGGACGCCGATTTCGTTGACCGCCAAGGAGTTCGCGGTGCTGGAGCACCTGGCGCGGCGCAAGGGGCGGGTGGTCACCAAGGACGAGGTGCTGGCCGGGGTGTGGGACTCGGCGCGGGAGGCGGACCACAACCTCGTCGAGGTGTACGTGAGCGCGCTGCGCCGGAAGATCGACTTACCGTTCGGGACCTTCACGATCACCACGGTGCGCGGGGTGGGGTACCGGCTGGAGGAGTCGTGA
- a CDS encoding sensor histidine kinase yields MRGRLRRRVTAVAMAAISVPLLAIASLVAVYLRDEAMRLENAPGRGAGVCAVVMVTQPEAVAEDRWQWRTTQCDGAGYEHRSLPVRVGDVPMTGIAAEDVVVAAKALRSSHYLVPELSLWPLTDPVRIGHRRITEDGSPISTVGARPEELEQVAAVQQRLNQEVLLLFGGALALTALTGIAVWLAVGRALRPVGAIRRELADITEHDLARRVPLPRVRNELSELAATVNTALDRLERAVEENRRFAADASHELRSPIAALRAELEIARSHPENADWPSVVEGALADTDRIQALTTDLLLLTRLDHTKSISAPLDLVALAREDVARRRSGHELVVDLPDAPVQVLGSRPLLGRLLGNLLDNAERHAESAITVRLSTTDDSVVLEVADDGQGIPEADRERVFDRFTRLDEARARDTGGTGLGLAIARRIAAVHRGTLVVGASARGALLIAALPRADRL; encoded by the coding sequence GTGAGGGGGCGGCTGCGGCGGCGGGTGACGGCGGTGGCGATGGCCGCGATCTCGGTGCCGCTGCTGGCGATCGCGAGCCTGGTGGCGGTGTACCTGCGGGACGAGGCGATGCGGCTGGAGAACGCGCCGGGCCGGGGGGCTGGCGTCTGCGCGGTGGTCATGGTGACCCAGCCCGAGGCGGTGGCGGAGGACCGGTGGCAGTGGCGGACCACGCAGTGCGACGGCGCGGGCTACGAGCACCGGTCGTTGCCGGTGCGCGTCGGGGACGTCCCGATGACGGGGATCGCGGCCGAGGACGTGGTCGTGGCGGCCAAGGCGCTGCGCAGCTCCCACTACCTGGTCCCGGAGCTCTCCCTGTGGCCGCTGACCGACCCGGTGCGCATCGGCCACCGCCGCATCACCGAGGACGGCAGCCCGATCTCCACGGTGGGCGCGCGCCCGGAGGAGCTGGAGCAGGTCGCCGCCGTCCAGCAACGGCTCAACCAGGAGGTCCTGCTGCTGTTCGGCGGCGCGCTCGCGCTGACCGCGCTGACCGGGATCGCGGTGTGGCTGGCGGTGGGCCGGGCGCTGCGGCCGGTGGGGGCGATCCGGCGGGAGCTGGCCGACATCACCGAGCACGACTTGGCCCGCAGGGTGCCGCTCCCCCGCGTCCGCAACGAGCTGAGCGAGCTGGCGGCCACCGTGAACACCGCGCTGGACCGCTTGGAGCGGGCCGTGGAGGAGAACCGGCGGTTCGCAGCCGACGCCTCGCACGAGCTGCGCAGCCCGATCGCCGCGCTGCGCGCCGAGCTGGAGATCGCCCGCAGCCACCCGGAGAACGCCGACTGGCCCTCGGTCGTGGAGGGCGCGCTGGCCGACACCGATCGCATCCAGGCGCTGACCACCGACCTGCTCCTGCTCACCAGGCTCGACCACACCAAGTCGATCTCCGCGCCGCTCGACCTGGTCGCGTTGGCGCGCGAGGACGTCGCGCGCCGGAGATCCGGGCATGAACTCGTCGTCGACCTTCCCGACGCCCCCGTCCAAGTGCTCGGAAGTCGCCCACTGCTGGGCCGGTTGCTCGGGAACCTGCTGGACAACGCCGAGCGCCACGCCGAATCCGCGATCACCGTTCGACTGTCCACAACGGACGACTCCGTCGTCCTCGAAGTCGCCGACGACGGCCAGGGAATCCCGGAAGCCGACCGCGAGCGCGTGTTCGACCGCTTCACCCGCCTCGACGAGGCCCGCGCCCGCGACACCGGCGGCACCGGGCTCGGCCTGGCCATCGCGCGTCGCATCGCCGCCGTGCATCGCGGCACGCTCGTCGTCGGCGCGAGCGCGCGGGGTGCGCTGCTAATCGCCGCGCTGCCCCGCGCGGACCGGCTCTAG
- a CDS encoding TrmH family RNA methyltransferase encodes MSDASRAPRPADVPFTERTPRVVAARRLTRRSGRDRAARFLAEGAQAVREALAWSAAGRGRVHELFVTEVAAERNQELVDAAASSGVPISVVTDKAAAALSETVTPQGVVAVCDPVEVPLDAALTPSARLVAVLHGVGDPGNAGTVVRVADAAGADAVVFAGDSVDVHNGKCVRASTGSVFHLPIARARSAEDVFAACRAAGLRLVAADGYATEDLVTADLRGDLAHPTAWVFGSEAHGLPDEVVTSLDGALKVPLYGGAESLNLATAAAVCLYASARAHRA; translated from the coding sequence ATCAGCGACGCCAGTCGTGCGCCACGACCCGCGGACGTCCCGTTCACCGAGCGGACTCCGCGGGTCGTCGCCGCTCGACGCCTGACCCGCCGCTCCGGCCGCGACCGGGCCGCCCGCTTCCTCGCCGAGGGCGCGCAGGCGGTCCGCGAGGCCCTCGCCTGGTCCGCCGCGGGGCGTGGCCGGGTGCACGAGCTGTTCGTCACCGAGGTCGCCGCCGAGCGCAACCAGGAGCTGGTCGACGCCGCCGCCTCGTCGGGCGTGCCGATCAGCGTCGTCACGGACAAGGCCGCCGCCGCGCTGTCGGAGACGGTCACCCCGCAGGGCGTGGTCGCCGTGTGCGACCCGGTCGAGGTCCCCCTCGACGCCGCCCTCACCCCCTCCGCCCGCCTGGTCGCGGTGCTGCACGGCGTCGGCGACCCCGGCAACGCGGGCACCGTCGTCCGGGTCGCCGACGCGGCGGGCGCCGACGCGGTGGTCTTCGCGGGCGACTCGGTCGACGTGCACAACGGCAAGTGCGTGCGCGCCTCGACCGGCAGCGTGTTCCACCTGCCGATCGCCCGCGCCCGTTCCGCCGAGGACGTGTTCGCGGCCTGCCGCGCGGCCGGGCTGCGCCTGGTCGCCGCCGACGGGTACGCCACCGAGGATTTGGTGACCGCCGACCTGCGCGGCGACCTGGCCCACCCCACGGCGTGGGTGTTCGGCAGCGAGGCGCACGGTTTGCCCGACGAGGTCGTGACCAGCCTGGACGGCGCCCTGAAGGTGCCGCTGTACGGCGGCGCGGAGAGCCTGAACCTGGCCACGGCCGCCGCGGTGTGCCTGTACGCGTCCGCGCGGGCGCACCGGGCCTAG
- the rplT gene encoding 50S ribosomal protein L20, producing MARVKRAVNAQKKRRTTLELASGYRGQRSRLYRKAKEQVLHSLNYAYRDRRARKGDFRKLWIQRINAGVRANGMTYNRFIQGLRLAGIEVDRKILAELAVSDPTAFAAVVELAKAAMPADVNAPAEDKA from the coding sequence GTGGCACGCGTCAAAAGGGCCGTGAACGCCCAGAAGAAGCGCCGTACCACCCTTGAGCTCGCCAGCGGCTACCGCGGCCAGCGTTCGAGGCTGTACCGCAAGGCCAAGGAGCAGGTGCTCCACTCGCTCAACTACGCGTACCGCGACCGCCGTGCGCGCAAGGGCGACTTCCGCAAGCTCTGGATCCAGCGCATCAACGCGGGCGTGCGTGCCAACGGCATGACCTACAACCGCTTCATCCAGGGTCTTCGCCTGGCCGGCATCGAGGTCGACCGCAAGATCCTGGCCGAGCTGGCCGTCAGCGACCCGACCGCGTTCGCCGCGGTGGTCGAGCTGGCCAAGGCGGCCATGCCCGCCGACGTCAACGCTCCGGCCGAGGACAAGGCCTGA
- the rpmI gene encoding 50S ribosomal protein L35 yields the protein MPKNKSHSGTSKRVKVTGSGKLMREKAGKRHLLEKKSSKLTRRLSGATEVAKNDVPRLKKLLGL from the coding sequence ATGCCGAAGAACAAGAGCCACAGCGGGACCTCCAAGCGAGTGAAGGTCACCGGCAGCGGCAAGCTGATGCGGGAGAAGGCGGGCAAGCGCCACCTGCTGGAGAAGAAGTCCAGCAAGCTCACCCGTCGCCTCTCCGGCGCCACCGAGGTCGCGAAGAACGACGTGCCTCGGCTGAAGAAGCTGCTCGGCCTCTAA
- the infC gene encoding translation initiation factor IF-3, which produces MTSPSNRGAPVSTEPRINDRIRVPEVRLVGPNGEQVGIVRIEDALRLAQESDLDLVEVAAQARPPVCKLMDYGKYKYESAQKARESRRNQQLTVIKEQKLRPKIDPHDYQTKKGHVARFLGQGNKVKVTIMFRGREQSRPELGYRLLQRLAEDVAELGFVESNPKQDGRNMIMVLAPHKTTKTRPIKHENDDLADAPAEDAPAE; this is translated from the coding sequence ATGACAAGTCCCTCGAACCGAGGTGCTCCCGTGAGCACCGAGCCGCGTATCAACGACCGCATCCGCGTGCCCGAGGTTCGTCTGGTCGGGCCGAACGGTGAGCAGGTCGGGATCGTTCGCATCGAGGACGCGCTCCGACTCGCACAGGAATCGGACCTCGACCTCGTCGAGGTCGCCGCGCAGGCTCGCCCGCCCGTCTGCAAGCTCATGGACTACGGCAAGTACAAGTACGAGTCCGCGCAGAAGGCCCGCGAGTCCCGGCGCAACCAGCAGCTCACGGTCATCAAGGAGCAGAAGCTCCGCCCGAAGATCGATCCCCACGACTACCAGACGAAGAAGGGCCACGTCGCCCGCTTCCTGGGTCAGGGGAACAAGGTCAAGGTGACCATCATGTTCCGTGGCCGAGAGCAGTCCCGGCCCGAGCTGGGCTACCGGCTGCTCCAGCGGCTGGCCGAGGACGTCGCGGAGCTCGGTTTCGTGGAGTCGAACCCGAAGCAGGACGGCCGCAACATGATCATGGTGCTGGCCCCGCACAAGACCACCAAGACCCGTCCGATCAAGCACGAGAACGACGATCTGGCGGACGCCCCGGCTGAGGACGCGCCGGCGGAGTGA
- a CDS encoding DUF1844 domain-containing protein has translation MTDLPDDNVRDLHDVPSIEVISKASVMLLSAAAERLGLADEDPDNSPRRDLDEARRLITALAGLVTASAEYLGPHAGPLRDGLQSVQRAFREASAFPDEPGKGPGEKFTGPVY, from the coding sequence GTGACCGACCTGCCTGACGACAACGTCCGCGACCTGCACGACGTCCCCAGCATCGAGGTGATCAGCAAGGCCTCGGTCATGCTGCTCTCCGCCGCCGCCGAGCGCCTCGGCCTGGCCGACGAGGACCCGGACAACAGCCCCCGCCGCGACCTGGACGAGGCCCGGAGGTTGATCACCGCGCTGGCCGGCCTGGTGACCGCCTCCGCCGAGTACCTCGGCCCGCACGCGGGTCCCCTGCGCGACGGCCTGCAGTCCGTGCAGCGCGCGTTCCGCGAGGCGTCGGCGTTCCCGGACGAGCCCGGCAAGGGCCCCGGCGAGAAGTTCACCGGCCCGGTCTACTGA